One Coregonus clupeaformis isolate EN_2021a chromosome 36, ASM2061545v1, whole genome shotgun sequence genomic window, AGTGGAATGCTGGCAGATATACTGTAAGTCCATGTGGGTCAATAGAGATCTGACAGTGGATATTGTGCGCCACTAATCAACAATTGAGTGTAGTGGTCCATAAACTCATTGACTCACACAAGATGACAAAGGGAACTGGAAATGTCTAAAGAGTAATTTTTGAGACTAAATCAATTGTCTATAATTTACAGCTGGGGCATTCAGCAGTCCTTCAAACGTCTCATAAATCACTGGGGCTGGGTGCCATGCCTCTAAGGTGATAATTACACATGACTGCTAGGGCCGTTTATCTTGCTGCTCTCTGTTTGTGCACAGAAGAAGTGACTGGATTCCTCCACAGTCGGAGGCTCAATCCTGCCACATTGCTCCAACCCCGGTGATACGGGGACTAGGCTCTGTGAATCCGATCACCATGGCAACAcaccagtttctctctctctctttctctctcagctccctGCACGCTTCACGGTCTCAGCCTGAGAAGCGGAGAGCCTTATTCCTTCATACAGAATACGTCTGATGCCTACAACAAAAGCAAATGCTActgatgcaataatttcaaacTGAAATCGAAGAGGCATCAGACGTATTCtgtatgaataaaaaaaaaatatatattacattTTCTTTTTGATGGAACAAAACAGTTTTCATTCAGATTATTATTATACACTTCACTAGTCTATATTCTATCTATCCTCAGTGATCTCAAAGTATACAACAACAGGGCTGTTCTGCAGTCAGTCTGGAGGATGTCAGTCGTCTGGCCGGTGGATTAGGGGATGATTAGGGGATTGGCCATCCTTCCTTGTCAGCAGCACGGCTGGCGCTGCAGGCTGCAGTCTTATCATGACACAACACAGAGCAGACCCTCCTCCACCAAAGGACCTACACAGCTACATCCTCTTTCAATACGCTGCTATTGTCCTATCACTATCACAAACATGACTTTTCCTCAAACTTAGACTATTATGCTCTATCTGTGTATAACACAACATAGCCTACCTTCACTTTCAAGTAGTGTAGGTGTATATCTAATTGTTGATACACTAGAAATGTCACATACACTATAAGCTATATTTGTGTATAATCAACAAAGGCTACCTTCTCCTAGGTGTacaagtaactgccaaaataaaggaaacaccaacataaagtgtcctAATAGGGCATTGggtcaccacgagccagaacagcttcagtgcaccttggcatagattctacaagtgtctggaactctattggagggatgcgacaccattttGGGCGATATACTGACACCAGGCGATATACAGTTTATACCGTATACAGGAGTATTTCGAAATAACAACTGTATGATTTTCAATGCCGTAAAACATTTTTATGACAGGGGCTGCGGTGGTGTGTGTtacgccactgcttataactataCGTTCAGTATAACTATACGAAATCTAAATTATATCCAGCCCAgtgctccagctatgcatttggtttgctaacttgttAGCTAAGTGGATAGATGTCAAGATCAAgtttcttggttacagcagagacattcaatcccctcctggatcaagatccctgttgcctaaatgTTTCTTTGTTGTTgaaatagcgccccttgtgtgcactcAGGTAATACCGTGTACCCCGTATGGTACAGAAACGTTATgatggtatgaaaatctggatccCGCCCAACCCtaggtggtggaaaatgctgtctcaggcgccgctccagaatctcccataagtcttcaactgggttgagatctggtgactgagacggccatggcatatggtttacatcattttcctgctcatcaaaccattcagtgaccactcttGCCCTGTGGATAGGAGCAATGTCATCCTATAGTGGTATAGCCATGTAAaacaaaataatggcctgcccagcatttttatacatgactctaagcatgatgggatgttaattgcttaattactcaggaaccacacctgtgtggaagcacctgctttcaatatactttgtatccctcatgtactcaagtgtttccattattctggcagttacctgtatatctaATTGGTAATGCACTATAAATGTCATAGCACAGCATATGCAGATTGTGTGGAATTGAATTAGAGATGTCAGGTTTGTGGATGGATAATATGAACTAGTCAGCCTGCGCTGCCCTGACAGCTAGGGGGACAGAGATAAAGCCCCAGGAGAAAGCCTTCAGATCCTTAGAGCGAGTCCTGACCCCTCCGCCATGGACCATCTACATCTCAGTCATACAACCCTACTACACTAGCACTTCCCTGTCCACAGGAtcaaccaatcacagccctcgaCACAACCACCACCTccttgggagtgtgtgtgtgggtgtgtgtgctcaGATTGCTCTAGCGAGCACGCTTGATTCggactctctctcttattcagtctcATTACACAGATCTCCAGCAGTGTGTAAGACAGATTAATAATATCAAAGCACATCTTTGCCCTTGTTCTGTTCGTGGTGGTGCTGCTGTAAATCTTTTAGTGAAAACACTCCCGCTTCAATTACATGATGATCTAATCTAATGACTATTAATGCAGACCTGGAGAGCTAGGtcaccatagaattaggaattagaatactagaatggacatgaatctttttatgatgggataaaggtcagccattttggtcagggagttggtcaaccatggtttacCAGTGCTGTTATATtatattgtgtaaaataatgaattagaAAAATGTATATGCACTGTATGGTTGTCATTTAATATGATCTCTATGTAGGTCACtgtgagatgatgatgatgattagtccCCAAGGTGGGACTGGGTGTACGAGGCATTGTGTACGTCATGAGAGAAGACAGTGTGACAGTGTCAAAGTCACTCACCTCTCGGCCTTGATCGACTCGGCACGACTCGCTGTCACCCTCGGAGAAGGATCCCGACTCGTCGCTGGAGTTGGTGCCGTACGACTGCTCGCACTTGATTTTGGGGCGCACCTGGTTGAAGAGGGCGTCCCCCCCCATCACGCCCTGTTCCTGCTGGTCGGCGGCAAGGCGGAGTGCCACGTTGGAGCACGGCGAGGTGGAGAACTCAAACTGGGGCAGGCTGCAGGGGGAGCCGCCACTCTCGTCCTCCGCGTAGGAGTAGGAGGAGCAGGAGCTGGAGGTCCGCGTGCGGGTCTCAGAGGGCGGCGAGCGCGAGCACACCTTGATTGGCACTGGGCAGCTGGTGTTTGGCAGCGGGCGACAGAGGACCGGCGGGGGCTCAGTGGTGGCGGAGGCGAGGGAGGGGGCACTGCTGGGGGAGTAGGTCTGGGAGCTGGGAAGGGACTGGCTGGCACCGGCCCACAGGCCCATTGGCGTGTGCTCTGAGAGCTCCATCTCCAAAGAGTTCCCGCCGGGATAGGAATGCACCGGGGTGCCCAGACGGTCGCAGGCCCCTGAGGAGGAAAAGATTACACTGCGGCGGTCCAGCTCCACTTCCTGTTTGCAGACGCCATGGCAGGAGGTGGACTTCAGCGACGAGAGCCTCAGAGGGAAGCCGTCTACCTCCTTCAGGGATGTAACAGACAGGCCCAGCTCCCCAGCAGTGAAGTCTTTTGTTTTGTGATCTCCCTGAGTGGTTCCTTTGTCTTGGGGGCAGACGCTGGCGAGTCTGTTGGCAAATAGCTGCTGCGAGACGTTGGGCAGACCCGGCAGGTCCGCTCCTTTCTTGAAGAAGGTGCGGAGGCAGGTGGGGGACTTGCTCCTCTTGGCGGAGGAGGCGGACAACACTGGGACACTGTCCATCTCCATGCCTGTCTCCTTGTCCAGGCCGTCCTGCTCGTCCCCCGACAGGCACAGCGAGATGGCCTCTTCCTCTGCCCGCGGCTCCACTTTGATGTCTGCCACCGGCGACCTGCTCTGGCCCCGGACTGCCCTGCCGCTGATGCCGCCACTGGTCTCCTTTAATAATAATGTGCTTGGTAAACCTGAGGTACTGGTGTCGTTATTGTGCTTGTTGCAGGCCCACTGGTACCTCCTGTATTTGGGACAGCGGGGGAGGTCGGATGCTCCGTGCATGTCGAAGTCCAGTCGTCCATCGCTGAAGTCACTGGGCACTGCCACGGGTAGCCGGTCCTTGTCCGGGGCGTGCCGTAAGGAGGAAAGGGCTTCAGCGCGCCGGGGTGAGGCGACCTTTGTTGTCGTCTCAGACTGCATGTTCTCATCCTCGGTCTCGTGGTTGCCCTCGGCCGGCACCACCTTGTGGCACAGCAGCAGGCCATCCTCCTCGCTGCGGAGCTGGGCCTCCAGGAAGCGAAAGCACGAGTCCTCCAGGTTGTGCATGCGCAGGAATTCGGCACAGCGGATGACCTCCTGGATGTTTTCTCTGCTGAGTAACAGCTTAGCAGTGTAGGCAAACTGCAACAATGGGGCGAATCCCCTGGCAGTGACCTGAGAAAAAACAGGGAAATTGCCAGCATTACCATCAGCACTGCCATTGTTCTGAGCCCTTGGAGTGTGGTGAGACAAGCCGACAGCTCTAATGACCACAAACAAACACTGTAAAGTACTAGTTCATCTTTTATCGGGTCAGCACCGAACATTGTAAAAAGCCAGTAAATCAAACCCAGTGGTGCTGGGCTGGCTGACTGGCAGGTGGCAGGTTGGGTGTCCATCCCCCGTTTTCATTACAATAACCCTTGTGACATACTGACATTTCACTGGGCTACCACAGTCTGTCTGCCCTGCCACCCGGCGGTGACCTATCACCCTCCCCGGCGGCTCCCACCCACCCCTGTGTTATGTTGATGTACAGGCAGCCTTTGTTGTCATCACAGACTGCAGCTCCTCCTGCTGCTACTGCTGTTGCCTCTCTTCCTGTGTCAGTCCCCTGCAGCCCATCTTTAAGTGCCTGTAAAGCCGAATGGTTTGTAAGACTGCAGCTTATCCTTATTGCAGCCATGTGGCGTAACCTAGGATGGGAATCCTTCAATTTAGACTTAA contains:
- the LOC121552898 gene encoding transcription regulator protein BACH2, with the translated sequence MSVDEKPEAPMYVYESTVHCTNILLCLNDQRKQDILCDVTVLVEGKEFRGHRAVLAACSEYFLQALVGQAENGLVLSLPEEVTARGFAPLLQFAYTAKLLLSRENIQEVIRCAEFLRMHNLEDSCFRFLEAQLRSEEDGLLLCHKVVPAEGNHETEDENMQSETTTKVASPRRAEALSSLRHAPDKDRLPVAVPSDFSDGRLDFDMHGASDLPRCPKYRRYQWACNKHNNDTSTSGLPSTLLLKETSGGISGRAVRGQSRSPVADIKVEPRAEEEAISLCLSGDEQDGLDKETGMEMDSVPVLSASSAKRSKSPTCLRTFFKKGADLPGLPNVSQQLFANRLASVCPQDKGTTQGDHKTKDFTAGELGLSVTSLKEVDGFPLRLSSLKSTSCHGVCKQEVELDRRSVIFSSSGACDRLGTPVHSYPGGNSLEMELSEHTPMGLWAGASQSLPSSQTYSPSSAPSLASATTEPPPVLCRPLPNTSCPVPIKVCSRSPPSETRTRTSSSCSSYSYAEDESGGSPCSLPQFEFSTSPCSNVALRLAADQQEQGVMGGDALFNQVRPKIKCEQSYGTNSSDESGSFSEGDSESCRVDQGREVKLPFPVNQITNLPRNDFQMMVKMHKLTSEQLEFIHDIRRRSKNRIAAQRCRKRKLDCIMNLECEIRKLVNEKDKLLAERNQLKECMGELWENFSCLSQEVCRDRQLSPEQVQSLNHHCPVLKPGTNTTTTTTTTTTASNAASNSIDLNTHSSSATLEPSFLKSYGPSESEPDWAMGNGADGGPGSNEAGGQEPSLYMEAGLSFNEQSNQTVTVDFCQEMTDKCTTDEQPRKDCT